The nucleotide window CTACCGGCCTGTACATCGACGCTTGCCGCCGCGATCAGGCCTTTGATGTTGGTCAGCACCTGCTGTATGCGTAGGGTCACTGCCTGATTGCCGAGCAGTTTGCCGTTGCTGTTGTCGAGGCTGTCGGCCGCCAGCGTGAACGCCTGCGCACTGGAAATTTCGCCGTTGCGGTTGTCCACCTGTGCGAGGTTTTTCAGCACCAGCACCGGGGCGTTGATCAAACCGTTCTGGTTGTTCAACTCGCCGTGATTCAGGTCCAGGGTCAGCGACGTGCCACTGGTGAGTTGCCCGCCATCGTGTTGGTCGAGGCCGCTGACACTGGCCGTCAGGGCCTTGTTGCTGGCAATCCGGCCCTTGTTGCTGTTATCGACCGTGCCGGCAGTGAGGCTCAGGCTGTCGAGGCTGGTCAGTTTGCCGCCCTGGTTGTTCACCGCACCCGTGGCGGTGATGCTCAAGGCCTGACCGGCGTTCACCAGTCCCGCCACGTTATCCAGAGTGGCCATGCGCAGCGTCGCGCTGGCCAGGCTCGAGAGTTCGCCATTGCGATTGTTCAGGTGGCCAAGGGTGGCGCCGAGATGACCGGTACTGGTGATCAGACCGTTGCCGTTAAGCACCTGACTGGCCGTGAGATTGAGGTTGCCGCTGCTCAACACCCGGCCCTTGTTCTGGTTGTCCAGGGTCCCGGCGGTGATGTTGGCGGTTTGCGCGGCGCTCAACGTGCCGCCCTGGTTGTTCAGGGTCTGGCTGGTGTTGACTGTCAGGTTGCGGCTGGCCACCACGCTCTTGCCGACGTTGTTGAGATTCTGCGCACTCAGGCTCACATCGCCGCTGGTGTTGCGGCTGGTGTCGGCGTTGACTCCGGCTTCGATGATGCCGTTGTTGGTCAGTACACCGCCGGCGCTCAGGGTGATGCTGTCCCGGGCGGCGAGCGTTTGCTGGTTGGTCAGGTTGCCTTGGGTTTGCACGTTGACAGCGGTGCCGGCATAGACCGGGCCGCGAGCATCGAGGCTGACGGCTTTAACGTTCACTGCGCCCGTGGCCGACGCCTGCGCGAGGCTGAGATGTCCGTTGGCATCGAGCTGGATGTCACCGCCACTGGCGGCCAGGTTACCGTCGAGTTTCACCCCGACCCCGGCTTCGGTGCCCACCAGTTTGATCGCCCCGGCGTACATGCCGCCCAGGGCCGAGGAGTCGATGGCCAGCCCCGGTTTACCGCTGCCGTCATCGGCGCGGGCGGTGGCGTTGAGGCTGTCGGCGTTGACGTCGTTGCGGCCGGCGACGATGGTCAGGTTTTTCGCCTGAATCTCGGCGTTGATCTTCGCGCTGCGAGTGATGATTTCGAAGCGGTCGACGTTGTCGGCGTTCAGCCCGGCGCCGTCGATGGTGACGCTGCCCTGATCGACCTGGAAGCGATCGAGCCGGCCGTTGTCCAGCACCGGTTTGCCGGTGGTGAGGGTCACACGCGGGGTGTTGATGAAGCCGCAGCCGTTGCAGCTGATACCGTAGGGGTTCGCCACAATGACCCGCGCCGACTGCCCCGCCACTTCGGTATAACCGCGCAGCTGACTCGGGCTGCCGCCGATTACTTCGTTGAGGATGGTTTGTGCGGCGACCCGGTTGGTCAGGTTGGGGTTGCCGACGATGATCCCGCCCAGTTGCGTCGCGCCGGTCTGGTTGGCGACGTTGTTGAGGATCACGCCCTGGGTGCCGACGTTGTAATCGTGAAACTGGTTATGCGACAGCCCTGTGCCGTTGGGCGTGGCGATGTTGACGATCTGCACGCCATTGCCGGCCTGCCCGAGGCTGGTGCCCGGCGAGGCCACCACAATTCCGTCCGCCTGGGCCCACATCGGCTGCCAGAACATGACGTTGGCCAACAGGAACGCCAACCCGCGCTTGGGCATGCCCCAGAAGTACTCACGGTTATTGATGGCAGCAGAAGGCTGACCAGCCAGAAGGGCCAGTTGACGAACGTCCATGATTTGAATCTCGTTAAAGCAGAATTTAGAGGAAGAAATCCACGCGGAAATAGATCGGCGCTTCGCGCTCGGTCAGCACATCAGGGCGTTCCAGGGAATGGGCAAAGGTCACGCTGGCCGCCACATGCTGACCCCGGGCGAACAGCTCCAAGGAGTTGCTGGACATGCGCCCGTGCTGATCGCCGTTGTACCGGTCGCCACGAATCACGCCCTGGTCGTAACCGAGGCTGGTGCCGTACTCGGCGAACACCGGGCGCAGCCATTCCAGGGTGATCGGATGGCTCCAGCGCAGGTCGTTGCGCCAGTAGCCGCCGCTGTCGCCGGATAAGGACTGGTCTTTGTAACCCCGGATCGACGACTGCCCGCCAAGGCTGGTGCGCTGCGGGCTGAACAGCACATCTTCGCTGCGCTGGCCGGTCATCAGGCTGCTGAACGTGAAGGACTCGCCCCACAGTTTGAACGGCTGCAAGTAACTCGCGGTGGCGGTGTATTTGCGGTAGCGCGCATCCGGCTCGCCGGGGCCTGGATCACCGTTGCCCTGCGCGTCCAGGATGCCGATGCCTTCCTGCATGCCCAGGTCAAGGTTGACGAACGCACTGCCAATCCGCCGACCGTGGTTGATGCCGAACTGCGCTTCACTGATGCGGTTGCTGCTCAGCCTGAGTTTGCTGTCTTCGATGAAGTTGTTGGTGCGCAAGTACGAGAGACCGGTGCTGAGGGAGGTCTTGCTCAGGGCGTCGCGATGGATCACCCGCTCGGCGCGTAGTTGATGGTTTTCGCTGTCGCCGGTCTGCTTGAAATTAAAACCGTTGGCCTGAGCTTGCGCGCGGTACTCGCTCTGGCTGTAGGTGTAACTGAAGTTCCACCAGCCCCACGGCAGGTTGTAATTGAGCATGGCGTTGTTGGAGGTGTGCTGGTGGTCGGTCATCGCATCGTGACCGCCGCGCAGCATCAACTGATCGGCCAGGCCCAGCGGGCTGTCCCAATCAAACGTCGTGCCCCACTGCTGCTCACCGGTGCTGCGCTGGCCGTCATTACTGCGGGACAACCCGGCACGCCAAGGCTTCTGCGGCATGTTCTTGACCAACACTTCGCTGCCACCGACGTTCTTGCCCGGGGACAACTCCATCTGCGCCTGATTCGACGGCAAGCGGTTCAGCTGATCCACCATCTGCTCGATTTCCCGCAGATTGACCAGCTCACCGCTCTTGCCGGGAAACGCCATCCCCAATTCGCGGTCCGACAGCTTGCTGCCCTCCGCCCCCTTCAACCCTTCCAGCCGGCCCTCGACCACCAGCACCTTCAGATGCCCGCCGGACAAATCCTGCTGCGGCAAGTAGGCACGACTGGTGACCAGGCCTTTCTCGATGTAGTGATCGGTGATGACTTTCAGCAGCTCGTTGAGCTGCGTGACACCCAGGCACTGGCCGATATAAGGCTTGAGCAGACGATTTTTCTCGCTGTCCGAGAGACTGTCGGCGCCTTTGAGTTCGATGTCCTTGATCGGGAAACAACGGGCGTCGGCCGGAGCCGTCGGTTGCACGGGTTTGGCTGCCTTGCCGGGTAATTCCTTGAGTTCCTCGAGACGCCGACGTTGCT belongs to Pseudomonas sp. B21-015 and includes:
- a CDS encoding ShlB/FhaC/HecB family hemolysin secretion/activation protein, producing the protein MYPPALVARLCLALLCLSPLNLAHAAPTPGETDLIRERQDRLLEEQRRRLEELKELPGKAAKPVQPTAPADARCFPIKDIELKGADSLSDSEKNRLLKPYIGQCLGVTQLNELLKVITDHYIEKGLVTSRAYLPQQDLSGGHLKVLVVEGRLEGLKGAEGSKLSDRELGMAFPGKSGELVNLREIEQMVDQLNRLPSNQAQMELSPGKNVGGSEVLVKNMPQKPWRAGLSRSNDGQRSTGEQQWGTTFDWDSPLGLADQLMLRGGHDAMTDHQHTSNNAMLNYNLPWGWWNFSYTYSQSEYRAQAQANGFNFKQTGDSENHQLRAERVIHRDALSKTSLSTGLSYLRTNNFIEDSKLRLSSNRISEAQFGINHGRRIGSAFVNLDLGMQEGIGILDAQGNGDPGPGEPDARYRKYTATASYLQPFKLWGESFTFSSLMTGQRSEDVLFSPQRTSLGGQSSIRGYKDQSLSGDSGGYWRNDLRWSHPITLEWLRPVFAEYGTSLGYDQGVIRGDRYNGDQHGRMSSNSLELFARGQHVAASVTFAHSLERPDVLTEREAPIYFRVDFFL